One uncultured Fretibacterium sp. genomic window, ATCGCCTCGAGGGCGAGCTTCGCATCGTGGCGGCGTCCCAGAGTTTCAAGCTCCGCGTCATCCAGGCTCTGGACGCCAAGGCTGACACGGGTGAAAAAAGAAGCTCGCCAGATGTCCAGCAGTTCGTCGCTCAAGGACGAGGGGTTGGCCTCTACGGTTGCCTCCTCCAGGCGGCTCCAGTCCCCCAGGCTTTCGAGCAGCGCGATCAGCCGTCCCCATTCATCCGGAGAGAGCAGGCTCGGCGTCCCGCCTCCGACGTAGAGGGTGCGTGGGGACAGGGGGCCCAACAGCCCTCTCCAAAGGGCGATCTCCGACGCAAGAGCGTCCAGATAAGCGGCGACATCCCCAGCCGCCGGAGGCTTGCTGTAAAAAGAACAGTACCCGCACTTGCCGGCGCAGAATGGCACGTGCAGGTACACGGAGAGCCTCTCGTTCCTCACGGGAAGTCTCCCCTCCCGGCCTACTCGCCGTCCTCGATTCGGAGGAACGCCAGAAACGCCTCCTGGGGGATGGCGACGCGCCCGATTTGCTTCATACGCTTCTTACCCTCCTTCTGCTTCTCCAGGAGCTTTCGCTTCCGGGTGATGTCGCCACCGTAGCACTTAGCGAGGACATCCTTCCGCAGGGCCTTGACGTTGACGCGCACGATGACGCGCTTGCCGATCGAGGCCTGGATGGGGACCTCGAAGAGCTGGCTGGGGATCAGCTCCTTCAGCTTCGTCACCGCCGCGTGCCCGCGATGGTAGGCCGCGTCCTTGTGACAGATGAAGGAAAAGGCGTCCGCCGCCTCCCCGTTGACGAGGACGTCGACGCGGACCAGTTCGGAGGGCTTGAGGCCGATGAATTCGTAATCCAGCGACGCATAGCCGCGGGTCTGGGACTTGAGCTTGTCGTGAAAGTCGATGATGAACTCGGCCAGGGGCATCTCGTAGACCAGGCGCACCCGTTCCGGCGTCAGGTAGTCCATGGAGCGGTAGACTCCCCGCTTTTCCTGAACCAGCTGCATCACCTTGCCCACGTACTCCGACGGCAGGAACACCGAGAGCTTGATGAAGGGCTCCCGTATCTCCTCAATCTCCCCCACGTCGGGGAAATCGTTGGGACGGTGGGCCTCGATCACCTCGCCGGACTTCGTGACGATCTCATAGACGACGTTGGGCGCCGTAGCCACGAGCTCGACATCGTACTCGCGGCGGAGTCGTTCCCGCGCCACGTCCATATGGAGCAGCCCCAGAAAACCGCATCGGAACCCGAACCCCAGGGCTACGGAGGTCTCCGGCTCGAAGACGATGGCGGAGTCGTTCAGGCAAAGTTTCTCCAATGCATCCCGAAGCTGCGGGTAGTCGTCTCGCTCCACGGGATAGAAACCGCAGAACACGACGCTCTTGACCTTACGGTACCCGGGAAGCGGCTGCGGCGCGGGGTTCCGCGCATCGGTAATCGTGTCCCCAACGTGCGCCTCGGCCAGGGTTTTGATGCTGGCGGCCACGTAGCCGACCTCTCCCGGCCCCAACCGATCGACGGGCGTGAAGGAGGGGCGGAACACCCCCACCTCGTCCACGGGATAGGACACGTTGGTCGCCATGAAAAGGATGTCCTGCCCTGCCTTCAGGGTCCCGTTCACGATCCGCACGTAGCAGATGACGCCTCGATAGTTGTCGTACATGGAATCGAAGATCAGGGCTTGAAGGGGGGCGTCCGGGTCCCCCCGAGGGGCCGGAACCGACCTGACGATGCGCTCCAGAATCTCGTCGATCCCCCGCCCGTCCTTCGCACTGGCCAGGATGGCGTCGTCGGCATCCAGCCCCACCACATCGCGGATCTCCTGTTTAGCTCTCTCGGGATGGGCCGAGGGGAGGTCAATTTTATTGATGACAGGCAGAATCTCGAGCCCCTGCTCGATAGCCTGATAGGCGTTCGCAACCGTCTGCGCCTCGACCCCCTGCGTCGCATCCACGACCAGGAGCGCCCCCTCGCAGGCGGCCAGGGAGCGCGATACCTCATAGCCGAAGTCCACGTGACCCGGCGTATCGATGAGGTTCAGCACCCATTTTTTACCATCCGGGGACGTGTAATCCATGCGCACCGGCACCAGCTTGATTGTGATGCCCCTCTCCCGTTCCAGCGAGAGGGAGTCCAGCAGCTGATGCTTCATATCCCGCGACTGCACCGTGGAAGTCCGCTCCAGAAGGCGATCCGCCAGGGTGGACTTCCCATGGTCGATATGAGCGATGATGCAAAAATTTCTGATGTTCTCCTGTGTCATACGCGACTCCTCTGAAAGCGCCGATTGACATGGGGGCTTCACCTCTCTGCCCTCACGCCGCTATCCTGAGACGGAACACCCCTCAAGCGAGAGCGAGCGGCTGCCGGAAAGCCCCATCCTGAAGCCACTGAGGCCCTGAAAAAATCTGTCCTCCAACCGGCAAGCCGGGATTCCGCCGGGAACCCAGCGGGAAAAAAGTCTTCCAAGAGAAAAAGAGGGGCTCCACGCCCCTCGATTTTGAACGTACTTCTCCGCGCGACCCCACGGTGCTTCCGCGAAGTGAAAAAACGAAAACAACGGACTTTTTCAGATTTTTTCCAGCGTCGCCCAGATGGTCTCCGGCTCGAAAGGCTTGACGATGAATCCATCCACGCCAAGCTCCTTTGCCCTGAGAGCTACGGGCAAAGTCGCATCGGCACTGACCAAGAGGACCTTCGCCCCCGGCAGGATCTCGCGTATTTCACGAATGGTCCCGAACCCATCCAGCTTGGGCATGTGAAGATCGACGACGACGACATCGACAGCCTGAGATTTTGAAACCATCTCGCGCAGCTGACCGACACCCTGAAGGCTGTCGGTCGCAGACCCCACGACGGTATACCCGCCGTCCGCAAATGTCAGGCGCAGCATATCCACCACAAAATCCGCATCATCAATGATAAAAACGCTTCGAGACGTCATCGGGGATCCTCCGCAGGGTATCAAACTCCTCTACTTCTTGTCCGAAGCGGCTTTCCGCAGAGAGTCGAGCCAAGCCTCCCGGGCCTCCAGCTCCGCCTTCATCGTCGCCAGACGCTCCTCCTCCGCCTTCAGCAACTCCATCAGACGCGCCTCGTAGCCCTCTCCAACCTGCCTGACCGCCTCGAACTCGGATCGAAGGGACTCCACATCAGGTACAGCCCTCTTCTCCAGTTCCGCAACGCGCTGCTCCAGCTTCGCCAGCTCCTCTTTCAAGGCCGGGGCATCGGAGGAGGCGCTATCCTGCTTCAGGGTCCACAAAATATTGAGGACAAGGATAACCCCGATCAAAGAGACAAAGATCTTCTTCGGTCTGCTGTTGACAAGATTAGACCAACCCGACTTTTTTTCCGGTTCTTTCTTCTGGGCTGCCATGACAAGACCCTCCACTCATAGGATAAGGAACAACGGATAAGGGCAACTACAAAAGCCCTCTTCCTTTTCATTGTACAATAAAGCAGCGAAAGAAAAAAGCGGCCCATCGCGGGGGGCCGCTTTTTGAGCCTCGATGTCGTACCGGCTACTTAACCTCAACCTCGGCGCCGGCATCGACGAGCTTTTTCTTGATCTCCTCGGCCTCTTCCTTAGCCACGCCCTCCTTGACCGGCTTGGGCGGATTGTCGACCAGCTCCTTGGCCTCCTTCAGGCCAAGGCCGGTGACCTCACGGACAACCTTGATCACGTTGATCTTGTTGGCGCCGGGGGCCTTGTAGATCACGTCGAACTCGGTCTTCTCCTCCTCGGCGGCCGCAGCGGCGCCGGCGCCGGGCATAGCCATCATGGGCATGGCCACTGGGGCGGCGGCGGAAACGCCGAACTTCTCCTCAAGGGCCTTCACGAGCTCGGAGAGCTCGAGTACCGTCATCTCCTCAATAGCCTTAATCATATCGTCGCGCGTCATAAAAACTTACCTCCTAAATTCGACATCGGCCCCAAAGCACCCCGGGGCCCCTGACAAACAAAAAGAACGGAACAACAACGAGAAAAACCTCGGCCTAAGCGGCCTCTTTTTTGTCCCGGATCTGCCCAAGGCACGTGACCAGCCCTCGCATCGTCCCGGAAAGCACGGTGACCAGCCCGGAAAGAGGCGCGGCGATAGTACGGACGACCTGCCCCACCAGCGCATCCTTCGAGGGAAGATCGGCCAATGCGTAAACCTGGCTCTGGTCCAGGGCCATCTTGCCCAAAAGTCCGCCCTTCAGAACAAAGGCCTTCTGCGTCTTGTCGGTGGAGTACTCCTTGAGCACCTTGGCAACCCCGACGGGGTCCCCGTAGCAGAGCGCATAGATGTTCGGCCCCGTCACCATGGAGTCCGGCAGCGACTCGAGGCCGGACTCCTTCATGGCAATCGCGAAAAGGGTGTTCTTGGCGACCTTCAGCTCCCCGCCCGCCGCGCGTACCTTCACGCGAAGCGCGGTGCTCTGAGCCACCGTCATCCCCCGATACTCCCCCACAAAGACGGCCTCGGTCCTTTCGAGCTTCTCCCTCAAAACCGCGACCTGTTCGTATTTGATTTTTGCAGGCATCATTTTTCACCTCCTCGATACCAAAATCCATTGTTCCTCAAAACTCATCAAAAAGTCCCTCGACCTGAAAGGCCGAGGGACACAGGAACAGATTCGCCGCGTTTCGAGCGGCATCTCCGTTTCTCAGCCTCGGCAGGTATCGGATTAAGCCCTTTTCAAAAAAGGCGCCTGCTCTCTGGGGTCGAAAAACCCTATAGATAGAAAACCCGAGGGGGAAAGGCCCTCCTCCTTATGCCGACAGCTCCTTCACGGCAGCGACAGGATCGATGGATATCCCGGGCCCCATCGTCGAGGTCAGGGAGATGCTCTTGATGTACGTCCCTTTCACTGAAGCGGGGCGCGCTTTCTGAACCGCCTGAAGAAGGACCTTGGCGTTCTCGAAAAGGGCGTCGGGGGTGAAGCTCTTCTTACCCACGGAGTTATGGACGATCCCTGCCTTATCGACGCGGAACTCCACACGGCCGGCCTTGATCTCCTGAATGGCGTTGGCGAGGTCGAAGGTCACGGTCCCCGTCTTGGCGCTGGGCATCAATCCCCGGGGCCCCAGGACCTTACCCAGACGACCGACGGACTTCATCATGTCCGGCGTCGCGATAACCGCATCGAAGTCCATCCAGCCACCCGCTATCTTCTGGACGAGATCCTCGCCTCCGACGATATCGGCCCCCGCGTCCTCGGCCTCCTTGACCTTCTCGCCCGTGGCGAGGACAAGCACCCTCTTGGTCACTCCGGTGCCGTGGGGGAGGCCCACCGTGCTGCGGACCTGCTGGTCCGCATGA contains:
- the lepA gene encoding translation elongation factor 4, which codes for MTQENIRNFCIIAHIDHGKSTLADRLLERTSTVQSRDMKHQLLDSLSLERERGITIKLVPVRMDYTSPDGKKWVLNLIDTPGHVDFGYEVSRSLAACEGALLVVDATQGVEAQTVANAYQAIEQGLEILPVINKIDLPSAHPERAKQEIRDVVGLDADDAILASAKDGRGIDEILERIVRSVPAPRGDPDAPLQALIFDSMYDNYRGVICYVRIVNGTLKAGQDILFMATNVSYPVDEVGVFRPSFTPVDRLGPGEVGYVAASIKTLAEAHVGDTITDARNPAPQPLPGYRKVKSVVFCGFYPVERDDYPQLRDALEKLCLNDSAIVFEPETSVALGFGFRCGFLGLLHMDVARERLRREYDVELVATAPNVVYEIVTKSGEVIEAHRPNDFPDVGEIEEIREPFIKLSVFLPSEYVGKVMQLVQEKRGVYRSMDYLTPERVRLVYEMPLAEFIIDFHDKLKSQTRGYASLDYEFIGLKPSELVRVDVLVNGEAADAFSFICHKDAAYHRGHAAVTKLKELIPSQLFEVPIQASIGKRVIVRVNVKALRKDVLAKCYGGDITRKRKLLEKQKEGKKRMKQIGRVAIPQEAFLAFLRIEDGE
- a CDS encoding response regulator — translated: MTSRSVFIIDDADFVVDMLRLTFADGGYTVVGSATDSLQGVGQLREMVSKSQAVDVVVVDLHMPKLDGFGTIREIREILPGAKVLLVSADATLPVALRAKELGVDGFIVKPFEPETIWATLEKI
- the rplL gene encoding 50S ribosomal protein L7/L12; this encodes MTRDDMIKAIEEMTVLELSELVKALEEKFGVSAAAPVAMPMMAMPGAGAAAAAEEEKTEFDVIYKAPGANKINVIKVVREVTGLGLKEAKELVDNPPKPVKEGVAKEEAEEIKKKLVDAGAEVEVK
- the rplJ gene encoding 50S ribosomal protein L10, encoding MMPAKIKYEQVAVLREKLERTEAVFVGEYRGMTVAQSTALRVKVRAAGGELKVAKNTLFAIAMKESGLESLPDSMVTGPNIYALCYGDPVGVAKVLKEYSTDKTQKAFVLKGGLLGKMALDQSQVYALADLPSKDALVGQVVRTIAAPLSGLVTVLSGTMRGLVTCLGQIRDKKEAA
- the rplA gene encoding 50S ribosomal protein L1 translates to MKRSKRYREAAAKIDGNRQYGLREAVDLFHSVATAKFNESMELHIRLGVDPRHADQQVRSTVGLPHGTGVTKRVLVLATGEKVKEAEDAGADIVGGEDLVQKIAGGWMDFDAVIATPDMMKSVGRLGKVLGPRGLMPSAKTGTVTFDLANAIQEIKAGRVEFRVDKAGIVHNSVGKKSFTPDALFENAKVLLQAVQKARPASVKGTYIKSISLTSTMGPGISIDPVAAVKELSA